One Phragmites australis chromosome 23, lpPhrAust1.1, whole genome shotgun sequence DNA window includes the following coding sequences:
- the LOC133905918 gene encoding cyclin-T1-4-like isoform X1, with protein MTAEKKKNPRSLGFFVFRSSYLQPTTRRPLPPLTPRPRPHPREAAAAVARGERLRLGELGAPPVAAASPAPSVLRAAAPAAASSAAAGGRKTLAADESLIRKLLTDQELNSSSVRAEYNLAYMAMVPSDSSHHGVVENSPNGFTQGRREEAGKLGASWYFSRKEIEENSPSRRDGIDLKKESYLRRSYCSFLQDLGMKLKVPQVTIATAMVFCHRFYLRQSHAENDRRTIATVCMFLAGKVEETPRPLKDVILVSYEIIHKKDPAAGQRIKQQKEIYDKQKELILLGERAVLVTLGFDLNVHHAYKPLVEAIRRFNVGGKNALPQVAWNFVNDGLRTSLCLQFEPHHIAAGAIFLAAKFLKEKLPSDGDKIWWQEFDVTPRQLEEVSNQMLELYEQNRDRATQAQPSLGNEAEASSATVRNQRSSVKSEGNSKESSAHGYHQALKQSNSQHSSSTGAPGHHDDEHSNPEKHISGHKMLQKDYGDHGGSKERSNQSGSRFDAGMDISHQDKKSLPGHQYPKSSYESDHPMERKPHKSHDSSNETKDGVLDSNEAPSVSTSMMDAMNKIDKDKVKAALEKRRKSKGDVGTKVNVMDDDDLLERELEHGVELAVEDEKIKQDKRQNLSHGSIHGGDLQNADQVTENGHHGKQCVPTTTEDGEFPLDSKEQHLPPLDKQNNVAEHQSQQSDHTLKHHQSHDAQLAGRHEQGERDCKKPKLEG; from the exons ATGACcgcagaaaaaaagaaaaatccaagGAGTCTAGGGTTTTTCGTTTTTCGTTCGAGTTATCTCCAGCCCACGACGCGCCGGCCCCTTCCTCCCCTTACGCCTCGACCTCGACCCCACCCccgcgaggcggcggcggcggtggcgcgcgGCGAGCGGCTGCGTCTCGGTGAGCTTGGCGCCCCCCCTGTGGCCGCGGCGTCCCCGGCGCCATCTGTCCTGCGGGCTGCTGCTCCCGCGGCGGCTTCGTCGGCTGCAGCGGGCGGCCGCAAAACCCTAGCGGCGGATGAG AGCCTGATTAGGAAGCTTTTGACAGATCAAGAACTAAATTCTTCATCAGTTCGTGCTGAATATAACTTAGCTTACATGGCTATGGTGCCAAGTGATTCATCACATCATGGAGTTGTAGAAAATAGCCCCAATGGCTTTACCCAAGGTAGGCGTGAGGAAGCTGGGAAACTTGGTGCATCATGGTATTTCAGTAGAAAGGAAATAGAAGAAAATTCTCCATCCAGGAGGGATGGCATTGATTTGAAGAAAGAGTCTTACCTTCGAAGGTCGTATTGCAGTTTTCTACAAGATTTGGGCATGAAGCTTAAAGT GCCTCAAGTGACGATTGCTACAGCTATGGTATTCTGTCACCGTTTTTACCTTCGCCAATCCCATGCAGAAAATGATagacga ACAATTGCCACCGTTTGCATGTTCTTGGCTGGAAAAGTCGAAGAAACACCTAGACCTTTGAAGGATGTCATCCTGGTTTCTTACGAGATTATTCATAAGAAGGATCCTGCTGCTGGTCAGAGAATCAAGCAGCAGAAG GAAATATATGATAAACAAAAAGAACTTATTTTACTTGGGGAGCGAGCTGTACTTGTAACACTTGGGTTTGACCTGAATGTTCACCATGCTTACAAGCCCTTGGTTGAAGCAATAAGGAGATTCAATGTTGGTGGTAAAAATGCACTTCCTCAGGTTGCTTGGAATTTTGTAAATGATGG GCTGCGTACCTCGCTTTGCCTGCAATTCGAGCCTCATCATATTGCAGCAGGTGCTATCTTTTTGGCTGCTAAATTTCTCAAAGAGAAGCTTCCATCTGATGGTGATAAGATTTGGTGGCAGGAATTTGATGTGACTCCACGGCAACTTGAAG AGGTTAGCAATCAAATGTTGGAGCTGTATGAGCAAAACCGTGACCGTGCAACACAGGCACAACCATCACTGGGAAATGAAGCTGAAGCGAGCTCAGCTACTGTGCGTAATCAACGATCCTCTGTAAAATCTGAAGGAAACTCCAAGGAATCATCTGCTCATGGATATCATCAGGCACTCAAGCAGTCAAATTCGCAGCATTCTTCCTCAACAGGTGCTCCAGGTCACCATGACGACGAGCACTCAAATCCAGAAAAGCATATTTCTGGCCACAAAATGCTTCAAAAAGACTATGGTGACCATGGTGGCAGCAAAGAAAGGAGCAACCAGAGTGGAAGTAGATTTGATGCTGGCATGGACATTTCACATCAGGACAAAAAATCCTTGCCAGGACATCAGTATCCCAAGTCCAGTTATGAGTCTGATCATCCAATGGAACGTAAGCCACATAAATCACATGATAGTTCCAATGAAACAAAAGATGGTGTTCTTGACAGCAATGAAGCTCCCAGTGTGTCAACCTCCATGATGGACGCGATGAATAAAATTGACAAGGATAAGGTAAAAGCAGCTTTGGAGAAGCGAAGAAAATCGAAAGGTGATGTTGGTACGAAGGTAAatgtgatggatgatgatgatctaCTTGAGAGAGAGCTAGAACATGGTGTTGAATTAGCTGTTGAGGATGAGAAGATCAAGCAGGATAAGAGGCAGAACTTGTCCCATGGTAGCATTCATGGAGGGGATCTTCAAAATGCTGACCAAGTTACGGAGAATGGTCACCATGGCAAGCAGTGTGTGCCAACGACTACTGAAGATGGGGAGTTTCCATTGGACAGTAAAGAACAGCATCTTCCACCATTGGATAAGCAAAATAATGTTGCCGAGCACCAGTCCCAGCAGTCTGATCACACATTGAAGCACCACCAGAGCCATGATGCTCAACTTGCTGGAAGACATGAGCAGGGTGAAAGAGACTGTAAAAAGCCTAAGCTCGAAGGGTAG
- the LOC133905918 gene encoding cyclin-T1-4-like isoform X2 translates to MAMVPSDSSHHGVVENSPNGFTQGRREEAGKLGASWYFSRKEIEENSPSRRDGIDLKKESYLRRSYCSFLQDLGMKLKVPQVTIATAMVFCHRFYLRQSHAENDRRTIATVCMFLAGKVEETPRPLKDVILVSYEIIHKKDPAAGQRIKQQKEIYDKQKELILLGERAVLVTLGFDLNVHHAYKPLVEAIRRFNVGGKNALPQVAWNFVNDGLRTSLCLQFEPHHIAAGAIFLAAKFLKEKLPSDGDKIWWQEFDVTPRQLEEVSNQMLELYEQNRDRATQAQPSLGNEAEASSATVRNQRSSVKSEGNSKESSAHGYHQALKQSNSQHSSSTGAPGHHDDEHSNPEKHISGHKMLQKDYGDHGGSKERSNQSGSRFDAGMDISHQDKKSLPGHQYPKSSYESDHPMERKPHKSHDSSNETKDGVLDSNEAPSVSTSMMDAMNKIDKDKVKAALEKRRKSKGDVGTKVNVMDDDDLLERELEHGVELAVEDEKIKQDKRQNLSHGSIHGGDLQNADQVTENGHHGKQCVPTTTEDGEFPLDSKEQHLPPLDKQNNVAEHQSQQSDHTLKHHQSHDAQLAGRHEQGERDCKKPKLEG, encoded by the exons ATGGCTATGGTGCCAAGTGATTCATCACATCATGGAGTTGTAGAAAATAGCCCCAATGGCTTTACCCAAGGTAGGCGTGAGGAAGCTGGGAAACTTGGTGCATCATGGTATTTCAGTAGAAAGGAAATAGAAGAAAATTCTCCATCCAGGAGGGATGGCATTGATTTGAAGAAAGAGTCTTACCTTCGAAGGTCGTATTGCAGTTTTCTACAAGATTTGGGCATGAAGCTTAAAGT GCCTCAAGTGACGATTGCTACAGCTATGGTATTCTGTCACCGTTTTTACCTTCGCCAATCCCATGCAGAAAATGATagacga ACAATTGCCACCGTTTGCATGTTCTTGGCTGGAAAAGTCGAAGAAACACCTAGACCTTTGAAGGATGTCATCCTGGTTTCTTACGAGATTATTCATAAGAAGGATCCTGCTGCTGGTCAGAGAATCAAGCAGCAGAAG GAAATATATGATAAACAAAAAGAACTTATTTTACTTGGGGAGCGAGCTGTACTTGTAACACTTGGGTTTGACCTGAATGTTCACCATGCTTACAAGCCCTTGGTTGAAGCAATAAGGAGATTCAATGTTGGTGGTAAAAATGCACTTCCTCAGGTTGCTTGGAATTTTGTAAATGATGG GCTGCGTACCTCGCTTTGCCTGCAATTCGAGCCTCATCATATTGCAGCAGGTGCTATCTTTTTGGCTGCTAAATTTCTCAAAGAGAAGCTTCCATCTGATGGTGATAAGATTTGGTGGCAGGAATTTGATGTGACTCCACGGCAACTTGAAG AGGTTAGCAATCAAATGTTGGAGCTGTATGAGCAAAACCGTGACCGTGCAACACAGGCACAACCATCACTGGGAAATGAAGCTGAAGCGAGCTCAGCTACTGTGCGTAATCAACGATCCTCTGTAAAATCTGAAGGAAACTCCAAGGAATCATCTGCTCATGGATATCATCAGGCACTCAAGCAGTCAAATTCGCAGCATTCTTCCTCAACAGGTGCTCCAGGTCACCATGACGACGAGCACTCAAATCCAGAAAAGCATATTTCTGGCCACAAAATGCTTCAAAAAGACTATGGTGACCATGGTGGCAGCAAAGAAAGGAGCAACCAGAGTGGAAGTAGATTTGATGCTGGCATGGACATTTCACATCAGGACAAAAAATCCTTGCCAGGACATCAGTATCCCAAGTCCAGTTATGAGTCTGATCATCCAATGGAACGTAAGCCACATAAATCACATGATAGTTCCAATGAAACAAAAGATGGTGTTCTTGACAGCAATGAAGCTCCCAGTGTGTCAACCTCCATGATGGACGCGATGAATAAAATTGACAAGGATAAGGTAAAAGCAGCTTTGGAGAAGCGAAGAAAATCGAAAGGTGATGTTGGTACGAAGGTAAatgtgatggatgatgatgatctaCTTGAGAGAGAGCTAGAACATGGTGTTGAATTAGCTGTTGAGGATGAGAAGATCAAGCAGGATAAGAGGCAGAACTTGTCCCATGGTAGCATTCATGGAGGGGATCTTCAAAATGCTGACCAAGTTACGGAGAATGGTCACCATGGCAAGCAGTGTGTGCCAACGACTACTGAAGATGGGGAGTTTCCATTGGACAGTAAAGAACAGCATCTTCCACCATTGGATAAGCAAAATAATGTTGCCGAGCACCAGTCCCAGCAGTCTGATCACACATTGAAGCACCACCAGAGCCATGATGCTCAACTTGCTGGAAGACATGAGCAGGGTGAAAGAGACTGTAAAAAGCCTAAGCTCGAAGGGTAG